Proteins encoded in a region of the Methanobrevibacter millerae genome:
- a CDS encoding right-handed parallel beta-helix repeat-containing protein, translating into MNIKKVNIVFKFFIICLFALFLVSTVSANYEVVNTNFSDGNSYIVTSDLSNDEIQSMFDNANNGDTFQFTSKDYDNISLIVNKQLNLLSSKNSTINVASSLSENAKSLGIGNTFGFYFTQNSSGSILSGFNIIATSADYAVVLDKSSNTIIENNIISEALNNVLVRNVSDVQIKNNYIHNASKNSIQVQDINNILIFNNTVCFNGRSGIETSNMINSLISWNEVYSNEFNGISIYNESFNNNVSYNHVYENTNGIYLNAHSLGDKFLYNTLEYNRMDPDSELGGFETGNGFLFGEEFESNRKQLPDISYNALMHNENFQAKNNPSKEQFKLGPNYFDSNDGEHTFICPMLLAKILKMDFSSVSNGIGIQIYEDGQPVNDFAFFDQKISIDGKEYSVEIQNGKGFVEIDSSQSHEVEIKHGEKVPDYRKETVEKYTPSSDDNKGSSSGSSGNEKGSGSGSGSSSGSGSGSGSSNSTTSSNDGNQGSSSNSNGNANANTHSNSSTVSNNRGQVIANYGTNSSDILSESESQTGEEEQSQGQENAAESGSIDSGESSSPGDSQNEGKVYELDSVSKKANPLQDNSIVIVLAIGFLVGIFVYGYRRKNEFD; encoded by the coding sequence ATGAATATAAAAAAAGTTAACATTGTTTTTAAATTTTTTATAATTTGCCTATTTGCTTTATTTTTAGTTTCAACTGTATCTGCAAATTATGAAGTTGTTAATACTAATTTCAGTGATGGAAATAGTTATATTGTAACTTCTGATTTATCAAATGATGAAATTCAAAGCATGTTTGATAATGCAAATAATGGCGATACATTTCAATTTACTTCTAAAGATTATGATAATATTTCATTGATTGTCAATAAACAACTAAATCTTCTTTCAAGTAAAAATAGTACAATTAATGTTGCATCATCTTTGAGTGAAAATGCTAAAAGTTTGGGGATAGGTAATACTTTCGGATTCTATTTTACTCAAAACAGTTCTGGTAGTATATTATCTGGATTTAATATAATAGCTACTTCTGCTGATTATGCTGTAGTCTTAGATAAGTCATCTAATACAATTATTGAAAATAATATAATTTCTGAAGCGTTAAATAATGTTTTAGTCAGAAATGTTAGTGATGTTCAAATAAAGAATAATTATATTCATAATGCTTCTAAAAACAGTATTCAGGTTCAAGATATCAATAATATTTTAATATTTAATAATACTGTTTGCTTTAATGGAAGGTCAGGAATTGAAACATCTAACATGATAAATTCTTTAATTAGTTGGAATGAAGTTTATTCTAATGAATTTAATGGAATTTCAATATATAACGAATCTTTTAATAACAATGTTTCCTATAATCATGTCTATGAGAATACAAATGGGATTTATTTAAATGCCCACTCATTGGGTGATAAGTTCTTATATAATACATTAGAATATAATCGTATGGATCCTGATTCTGAATTGGGTGGTTTTGAAACTGGAAATGGATTTTTATTTGGTGAAGAGTTTGAAAGTAACAGAAAACAACTTCCTGATATTTCATACAATGCATTAATGCACAATGAGAATTTCCAGGCAAAAAACAATCCCTCAAAAGAACAATTTAAGTTAGGGCCAAATTATTTTGATTCGAATGATGGTGAACATACATTCATATGTCCGATGCTTCTTGCTAAAATATTAAAAATGGATTTTTCATCAGTTTCCAATGGTATTGGTATACAAATTTATGAAGATGGACAGCCTGTCAATGATTTTGCATTCTTTGACCAAAAGATTTCTATAGATGGTAAGGAATATAGTGTAGAAATACAGAATGGTAAAGGGTTTGTGGAAATTGATTCAAGTCAAAGTCATGAGGTTGAAATCAAACATGGTGAAAAAGTACCTGATTATCGTAAAGAAACTGTAGAAAAATACACTCCTTCTTCTGATGATAACAAAGGTTCTTCATCTGGAAGTTCTGGAAATGAAAAAGGTTCAGGTTCTGGAAGTGGATCTTCTTCAGGTTCTGGTTCTGGTAGCGGTTCATCTAATTCAACGACTAGTTCAAATGATGGTAACCAAGGATCTTCTTCAAACAGTAATGGAAATGCTAATGCAAATACCCATTCAAATAGCAGTACTGTATCCAATAATCGGGGTCAAGTTATTGCTAATTATGGTACTAATAGCTCAGATATTTTATCTGAATCTGAATCTCAAACTGGTGAAGAAGAACAGTCTCAGGGACAGGAAAATGCTGCAGAGTCTGGAAGTATTGATTCTGGAGAATCATCTTCTCCAGGTGATTCACAAAATGAAGGAAAAGTATATGAATTGGATTCTGTTAGTAAAAAAGCTAATCCTTTGCAGGACAATTCAATAGTGATTGTATTGGCCATTGGATTTTTGGTTGGAATCTTTGTCTATGGGTACAGACGTAAAAATGAGTTCGATTAA
- a CDS encoding NosD domain-containing protein, which yields MDCKKLLLGIFIVFIVLMGSSMVFAEDISDDTSSQDNTLAISYNDNIQTASQQTIRAGSNSTTIQNTINGMSDGDTLNFESGTYTDICIYVDKSITINGNGATLIGFNSPGVNNSNIPSQVKATTDEGGYAVTNFATVYLLNAPKISMNGLTIVGLNSTTYSNAALYISQVNGVNIDSNTIEGSSWGIYMTSSPDGTVTNNKIQNQKTTGFLNFGSARTLIANNTVINAKNHGIDVRHGTGPNVQIINNTVVGSKEGIYLMHSKGHTATQNTLINCTISSITCYGSSEVNLYDNTMRKSRIGVLLGGGYSNITIGENTFQLDNLPFPPTFVYYIASAESDYQSATDDIGVYTDSTLSEDVYSNKTNIPIPKEISIDYNNILTPTGTTYNVSSDATSTDIQTIIDSMKDGDTLNFAENAIYNDICIYTDKNIKIIGNNATLIGYDKLNSENVPEKVRNQSANGGYAVAYYAVLYTLNNTHTVISDLNIISKYPGYNPTKATTTTDEYKTAGIYADASNNLTITGCAIEGASFGIFMQYSGDSIITDNNIHDQYTNGIINFGSPRDIIANNTITNVVNHGIDVRHGTGPNVVVFNNTINGAKEGIYLMHSKGHMVYNNTILNGRISSITAYGSGNEYIFNNTMIGSRIALLLGGGYYNVTIGENEYDLDFLPFPPTFVTYIAFADSQYQSAEDVQGTYSDGAHDSPSYTAPATIIAEDLTSNSTKFNYSSILKDRNGSEIANETLVFEINGESYSAITNSKGIATINVILPNGNYTAVVSFAGNDKIGKKTEQSTISVNSPNAVELTAPEIEMYYKNGTKFIITLTSNGTGIANESVIISINGVNNTRTTNENGTINMNINLNSGEYDTVVYYEGNDKYDPAKVNSKITVLSTVYGNDITKIFKNGTQYYATFLDNQGNPLAAGTTVTFNINGVGYKRQINGSEGKAKLNINLNQGKYVITAINPETKEMGSNNITVLSKITENNDLIKYYRNNSQYVVKVLDDEGNPVGANQTVTFNINGVMYERKTNESGYAKLNINLPPDDYVITASYDGCNVANNITVLPVLSAGDVDMKYRDGTKFVAKLVDGNGNPFANQTIGFNINGVFYNRITNENGEARLNINLMAGEYIITSSYNGCNIANTIKITA from the coding sequence ATGGATTGTAAAAAATTATTATTAGGAATTTTTATAGTTTTTATTGTCCTTATGGGTTCAAGCATGGTATTTGCTGAAGATATATCCGATGATACATCATCACAAGATAATACTCTTGCTATAAGTTATAATGACAATATTCAAACTGCTTCCCAACAGACAATACGTGCTGGATCTAACAGTACCACCATACAAAATACAATTAATGGCATGTCTGATGGAGATACATTAAATTTTGAATCTGGAACATATACAGACATCTGTATATATGTAGATAAAAGCATAACAATAAATGGAAATGGTGCAACTTTAATAGGATTTAATTCTCCAGGAGTTAATAACTCCAACATTCCTAGTCAAGTTAAAGCAACAACAGATGAAGGAGGATATGCAGTTACAAATTTTGCAACAGTATATCTTTTAAATGCTCCAAAAATATCCATGAATGGATTAACAATAGTTGGTTTAAATTCAACAACATATTCTAATGCTGCTTTATACATCAGCCAAGTTAATGGAGTAAATATTGACAGCAACACTATTGAAGGATCATCTTGGGGTATTTATATGACTAGTTCTCCAGATGGAACAGTTACAAACAATAAAATCCAAAATCAAAAAACTACAGGATTTTTAAATTTTGGATCAGCAAGAACATTAATTGCAAACAACACTGTAATCAATGCTAAAAATCACGGTATTGATGTAAGACATGGAACCGGACCAAACGTTCAAATTATCAATAATACAGTTGTTGGTTCTAAAGAAGGAATTTATTTAATGCACTCCAAAGGTCACACTGCAACACAAAACACATTAATTAACTGTACTATAAGTTCAATTACATGTTATGGTTCATCAGAAGTTAATTTATATGACAATACAATGCGTAAATCAAGAATTGGTGTATTATTAGGTGGAGGATATTCCAACATCACTATTGGAGAAAATACTTTCCAATTAGATAATTTACCATTCCCGCCAACATTTGTTTATTATATCGCAAGTGCAGAATCAGATTATCAAAGTGCAACAGATGATATTGGAGTTTACACTGATTCAACTTTATCAGAAGACGTATATTCTAATAAAACAAATATTCCAATCCCAAAAGAAATTTCAATTGATTATAATAATATCTTAACCCCAACAGGTACTACATACAATGTTTCTAGTGATGCTACATCAACAGACATTCAAACAATCATTGACTCAATGAAAGATGGAGATACTTTAAATTTTGCTGAAAATGCAATTTATAATGACATTTGTATTTACACAGATAAAAATATAAAAATTATCGGTAACAATGCAACATTAATTGGATATGATAAACTCAATAGTGAAAATGTACCCGAAAAAGTAAGAAATCAAAGTGCTAATGGTGGATATGCAGTTGCATACTATGCGGTACTATACACCTTAAATAATACACATACAGTAATTTCTGATTTAAACATTATTAGTAAATATCCAGGATATAATCCTACCAAAGCAACAACTACAACTGACGAATACAAAACAGCTGGAATTTATGCTGATGCAAGTAATAACTTAACTATTACTGGATGCGCAATCGAAGGCGCATCATTCGGTATATTCATGCAATACTCCGGAGATTCAATAATTACAGACAATAACATACATGACCAATATACAAATGGTATAATCAATTTTGGATCACCTAGAGACATAATAGCCAACAATACCATTACCAATGTGGTAAACCATGGAATTGACGTAAGACATGGAACCGGACCGAATGTTGTAGTATTTAATAACACAATTAATGGTGCAAAAGAAGGAATTTATTTAATGCACTCCAAAGGACATATGGTTTATAACAACACTATACTAAATGGAAGAATATCTTCAATTACAGCATATGGTTCTGGAAATGAGTATATATTTAACAATACAATGATTGGAAGTAGAATTGCATTATTACTTGGTGGAGGATACTATAATGTGACTATTGGAGAAAATGAATATGATTTAGACTTCTTACCATTCCCTCCAACATTCGTAACATACATTGCATTTGCAGACTCACAATACCAAAGTGCGGAGGATGTGCAAGGAACTTATAGCGATGGAGCACATGATTCTCCATCATATACCGCACCTGCAACAATCATTGCTGAAGATTTAACAAGCAATAGTACTAAATTTAACTATAGTTCCATTTTAAAAGATAGAAATGGAAGCGAAATAGCTAATGAAACATTAGTATTTGAAATTAATGGTGAAAGTTACTCAGCAATTACAAATTCAAAAGGTATTGCAACAATTAATGTAATTTTACCAAATGGAAATTATACTGCAGTTGTAAGCTTTGCTGGAAATGATAAAATTGGTAAAAAAACCGAACAATCAACAATCAGTGTGAACAGTCCAAATGCAGTGGAATTAACCGCTCCAGAAATTGAAATGTATTATAAAAACGGTACTAAATTCATAATTACATTAACTTCAAATGGTACGGGCATTGCGAATGAAAGTGTAATCATTTCCATTAATGGGGTAAATAACACCCGTACAACCAATGAAAACGGTACTATTAATATGAACATTAACTTAAACAGTGGCGAATATGATACTGTTGTTTACTATGAAGGAAATGACAAATATGATCCTGCTAAAGTAAATTCAAAAATTACCGTGTTATCTACAGTATATGGTAACGACATAACCAAAATATTCAAAAATGGAACCCAATATTATGCAACATTCTTGGATAATCAAGGAAATCCATTAGCAGCTGGAACAACCGTAACTTTCAACATCAACGGTGTAGGATACAAACGCCAAATCAATGGCAGTGAAGGTAAAGCAAAACTAAACATCAACTTAAACCAAGGAAAATATGTTATTACTGCAATAAATCCAGAAACTAAAGAAATGGGAAGTAACAATATTACTGTTCTTTCAAAAATAACTGAAAACAATGATTTGATTAAATACTACAGAAACAATTCCCAATATGTTGTAAAAGTATTGGATGATGAGGGCAATCCTGTTGGTGCCAATCAGACAGTTACTTTCAACATTAACGGTGTAATGTATGAAAGAAAAACCAATGAATCCGGATATGCAAAATTAAACATTAATTTACCTCCAGATGATTATGTAATTACTGCAAGTTATGATGGATGTAATGTAGCCAATAACATTACTGTTTTACCTGTTTTATCTGCAGGTGATGTTGATATGAAATATCGTGATGGCACAAAATTTGTTGCAAAACTTGTTGATGGAAATGGAAATCCATTTGCAAACCAGACAATAGGTTTTAATATTAATGGTGTATTCTATAATAGAATAACAAACGAAAATGGTGAAGCAAGATTAAACATTAATTTAATGGCCGGAGAATACATTATCACATCATCATATAATGGCTGCAATATTGCAAATACCATAAAAATCACTGCATAA
- a CDS encoding sulfate/molybdate ABC transporter ATP-binding protein has translation MSNRLLKVNIQKKLKEFDLDVDFELKKGCLGILGPSGCGKSMTLKSIAGIVDPDKGIVSLTMDEETVYFDSDSKINLKPQKRNVGYLFQNYALFPNMTVEENVAIGLSKNDDRKIVSEMIKRFHLEGLEKRYPRQLSGGQQQRVALARILAYGPDVILFDEPFSALDTYLKEQLRIELVNMLKDFYGFSILVTHDRDEAFQFCDELLILDQGKIIARGETHEIFEDPKKVEVARLTGCKNISKIEIIDEHHFKSLDWETTFEVSKKITPNITHVGIRAHDFKPGEKDDVNSINTTNATKLEMPFEWEITLENGLWWKIEKQMHNHDFEIPKYLKINPEDILLLEE, from the coding sequence ATGAGCAATAGATTATTGAAAGTAAACATCCAAAAGAAACTTAAAGAATTTGACTTAGATGTTGATTTTGAATTGAAAAAAGGGTGTTTGGGTATTCTCGGTCCTTCTGGTTGTGGGAAAAGTATGACATTGAAATCTATTGCAGGAATTGTAGACCCCGATAAAGGTATTGTAAGTTTAACTATGGATGAAGAAACAGTTTACTTTGATTCGGATAGTAAAATCAATCTAAAACCTCAAAAAAGAAATGTAGGTTACTTATTTCAAAATTATGCACTATTTCCAAATATGACAGTAGAAGAAAATGTTGCTATTGGACTGTCCAAAAATGATGATAGGAAAATCGTTTCAGAAATGATAAAACGTTTTCATTTAGAAGGATTGGAGAAAAGGTATCCAAGACAATTGTCTGGAGGCCAGCAGCAAAGAGTGGCATTGGCTCGTATATTAGCCTATGGTCCTGATGTTATTTTATTTGATGAACCGTTCAGTGCTCTTGACACTTATTTAAAAGAGCAATTACGTATTGAACTTGTAAATATGCTAAAAGATTTTTACGGATTTTCCATTTTGGTTACACATGACCGTGATGAGGCATTCCAATTTTGCGATGAACTTTTAATCTTGGATCAGGGAAAAATCATAGCAAGAGGAGAAACCCATGAAATATTTGAAGATCCTAAAAAAGTTGAAGTCGCAAGGCTTACTGGATGTAAAAATATTTCTAAAATAGAAATTATTGATGAACATCACTTTAAATCCCTAGATTGGGAAACAACATTTGAAGTATCTAAAAAAATTACACCAAACATCACACATGTTGGAATAAGAGCACATGATTTTAAACCTGGTGAAAAAGATGATGTCAATTCCATCAACACTACAAATGCAACTAAATTAGAAATGCCTTTTGAATGGGAAATAACTTTGGAAAATGGTTTATGGTGGAAAATTGAAAAGCAAATGCATAATCATGACTTTGAAATTCCAAAGTATCTGAAAATTAATCCTGAAGATATTCTATTACTAGAGGAATAA
- the modB gene encoding molybdate ABC transporter permease subunit, whose product MTDWSPIFISMKTASLSILVTFFLGLIVAWILIKIKNDTVKIVLDGVFTLPLVLPPTVVGFFLLYIFGVRGPIGKFFLDFFTVKIAFSWTATVIAAVVMSFPLMYRSARGAFEQVDSNLLDAGRTLGMSEWKIFWKVLFANALPGIISGGILAYARGLGEFGATAMIAGNIAGQTRTLPMAVYSEVAAGNMGEAFHYVIFIVIISFFVIFIMDYVTIRKEKQWK is encoded by the coding sequence ATGACAGATTGGTCTCCCATTTTCATATCAATGAAAACTGCAAGCTTATCAATTTTAGTAACCTTCTTTTTAGGTTTGATTGTTGCTTGGATTCTCATTAAGATTAAAAATGATACAGTGAAAATTGTACTTGATGGTGTTTTTACACTACCTCTTGTATTGCCCCCTACTGTAGTAGGGTTCTTTTTATTGTATATTTTTGGGGTTAGAGGACCAATAGGAAAGTTTTTTTTAGACTTTTTTACTGTGAAAATAGCATTTTCATGGACTGCAACAGTAATTGCAGCTGTCGTCATGTCTTTTCCTTTAATGTACCGTTCTGCTCGAGGAGCATTTGAACAAGTTGATTCAAACTTGTTGGATGCTGGACGTACATTAGGTATGTCCGAGTGGAAAATTTTCTGGAAAGTTCTATTTGCAAATGCCTTGCCGGGAATTATCAGTGGAGGAATTCTTGCCTATGCTCGTGGTTTAGGTGAATTCGGTGCTACAGCAATGATTGCAGGTAATATAGCAGGACAGACCAGAACTCTCCCTATGGCAGTTTATTCAGAAGTGGCTGCGGGAAATATGGGGGAAGCATTCCATTATGTAATTTTCATTGTTATAATATCATTCTTTGTTATTTTTATTATGGACTATGTTACTATACGGAAAGAAAAGCAATGGAAATAA
- a CDS encoding secondary thiamine-phosphate synthase enzyme YjbQ — protein MMSYKKLILNTNKNFEIIDITSMINQEIDIDSGIVNVFSKHSTSAIVVNENESGLLADLELMLSDLVSDKYSWKHDNIDNNAKSHLKSFLLSSSETIPITHGQLDLGTWQSVFFIELDGPRKNRTVNLKFISD, from the coding sequence ATGATGTCATATAAAAAACTAATTTTAAATACAAATAAAAATTTTGAAATTATTGATATCACATCAATGATAAATCAGGAAATTGATATTGATTCTGGTATTGTTAATGTTTTTTCCAAACATTCTACTTCAGCTATTGTTGTCAATGAAAATGAAAGTGGTCTTTTGGCAGATTTGGAATTGATGCTGTCAGATTTAGTTTCAGATAAATACTCCTGGAAGCATGATAATATAGATAACAATGCAAAGTCTCACTTAAAATCATTTTTGTTATCTTCTAGTGAAACGATACCTATTACTCATGGTCAACTTGATTTAGGAACTTGGCAATCAGTATTTTTCATAGAACTTGATGGGCCAAGAAAAAATAGAACAGTTAATTTAAAATTCATCAGTGATTAA